The region TTGTGGTTAGGATAACAGACTTTTTTCTGAGTTGGTTTGAATTTTTGATAAAATCAACAGGAGAGTTTCCATAGTCAAAGCCTTCGATTTTTAAGGCTTCTCTTTCACCGGCTAATATGTACCCCCCTATCGTACCTAATTCTTTTGCAGTTTCAACTTTTTCTAACACCATTACTTCTTCAACTCCGCAATGTAATAGTGTTGCTATGCTTGAAGTAGCTCTGAGTACATCAATTAATATATAGATTTGATGATTTTTGATACTTTCATTTGGAAGAAAGTAAACGTCTATGTATGTTTTAAATATATCTCTTTGTTCTATTTTAATCTAGCTCCTTTTCTTGAGAAGTTATAGAATATTTAAGAGCATATTTATCTATATGCCAAGTTTCATTAATTGATGATATTGTATATTGGTATTTACCATCATATATAACATGAGAAACAGATGCATTTTCCATTAAATATGTTTCATGTTGGTTCATGGGAAGGTTTAATATCCAGCATAGAATAGTTCTTATTGCTAGTCCGTGGGCTACTATTATTATTTTATCATTTAGATTGTGTTTTTTTGTAATCTTTTTTAATGCACGAACTGCACGCCTTTGTAAATCTCCTAAAGATTCTACACCGTCAACTACCGCCCATATATCGTTGTGCCAATACTTTACTTCTTCTGAATAGTCTTGAAGAATTTGATCTAAAGTTTTGCCATCCCAAGGGCCAATATTACATTCATTTAAATCGG is a window of Defluviitoga tunisiensis DNA encoding:
- a CDS encoding histidine phosphatase family protein — translated: MDIYLVRHGITDWNSEGKWQGQRDIELNEEGIMQAQAAAERFKNMEIDGLYCSQLKRAIKTAEIINQYHGLQIERYADLNECNIGPWDGKTLDQILQDYSEEVKYWHNDIWAVVDGVESLGDLQRRAVRALKKITKKHNLNDKIIIVAHGLAIRTILCWILNLPMNQHETYLMENASVSHVIYDGKYQYTISSINETWHIDKYALKYSITSQEKELD